The following DNA comes from Gemella massiliensis.
AGTATTGTTCTCAAAGTCTAAACGATCTATATTATTGTTATTTACTTCAACTGAATCTAAACTTTTAGCATTTTTAAGATGCGAAAGGGTGGAAATTTTATTATTATTTGCTACCAAGTTTTTTAATTTAGGTAGGTTGGAAACAACACTTAAATCACGAATATTACAGTTATTTACCGTTAATTGTTCAAGGTTATTATTTTTAAGTGTAGCAAGTTCTAAACCGCCGTTATTAGATAAGAATAAGCGACTTAACTCAGGTTTATTATTAAAGGCATCAAGTTTTGTAATATTATTATTTTCCAAACTTACCGCTTTTAAGTGTGTTAAATCTTTTAGAGCGGAAATATCGCTAATTTTATTGTTATCAAGGTTTAATGATTCCAAGTTTTTAAGATTTTTAAGAACATCAATATTTTTAATATTATTTCCGGCTGCGGCTACTAATTTTAGATTAGGATAATCTTTTAAGAACGAAATATCATCAACATCATTTTCGGAAAAGTCAATTCCTTCCAGTGTTGGTATATTTTTAATAAATGAATAGTCTTTAATACCGGTTTTTGATACATATAAGTGTCTTAATTTTTTGAATTTATAAACCGGTGTAATATCGTCAATCGGTGTAAATCCTACACCAAGAACTTCAATGTTAGGCATAAGGTCAAGACCTTTACGTTTTAGTGGGTCTTTATTTTGTCCTATATTTAGATATTTGACAGTTTTTAACCATTCTTTCATTTTTTCTGTATCAGTTTCATGAGTAGGGAAATCGGTATCCGCAGAAGCATGTTGAATATCATGGATAATATCATCGTCAAAACCTAGTTTTTTAAGTGTATCGGCACCGGCATTGTGATGTGGATCTTCTATCGGTTTAGAAGTATCAATGTCTTTTGCTAAGATAGTATGACTGTGATCGCCATGCGGATATACTAATGCTTTTCCTTTGTCGGTATCAATAACTTTAATAGTAGATGGGTCGATATTTAACGATTTTGCTAAATAATTGATTTTTTCTTGTAGTGATTTATCTTCATCTGTGTCATTAGGTTTTGTGTTATCTGCTGTATTGTCGATAACAATATCTTTTAACAACGTTGTTTTACCTTTAAATTCAATTGCATTACCTTCATTTGTCACAACAAAATGAAATTCTTTAGCATCAGCATTATTTTTACGTGCAAGGTAATTAATTTTTTTAGTTACTTCTTGCTCCAGTTTTGCATATTCATCTTTTGCTTTATCTTTATATTCACTAGGAATTAAGTTTTCAAATTTACTATTAACAAGTTGGTAATAGTAGATAAAATGTTCATGTTTGCCATGTTTTACTGAAATTCCGGAAGAAGTAGTAGTGATTTTGTCGTTTTCGCTCAATAAAAATCCGTCGCTTGTGGTAAAATGAATTCCCGGGAATTTTAAGATGCTGTTAAAATCTTTTTTGTCATCTTGTGTGGGTGTATTCGGTTTAGGTTTATCCGGTGTTTGTGTGCCGTTATTGGAATTATTATTTTTTTTCGGAATATAATGATAATGGTCACCATGTTTAACAATATAACCATTTTCATCTTCAGAAACAACATCTTTAGGATTAAAAGTGTAGTTATCTTCTGTAGAAGGTACAGAAGGTGTGTTATTATGATTATGAGATGGTGTTGAAGGTGAAGATAATAGATATTCCCATTTTGTGCCACGTAACTGGCTATATGGAATAAAGTGTTGGTGATTACCGTGACGAACGATAAAACCTAAACTATTTCTGCCTATAATATCACGTTCTCCTTTGAAAATATAACCGTCACTTGTGGGTGTGGTAATTCCGGCTGTTGACGATGCTAATACTGTATTGACACCGTGTTTTTTTGCTTGTGCTAATTGTTGGGCGGTTAAATCACTTTTTTTAATATAGTGGAAGTGATCGCCGTGACGAACTACATAGCCGTCAGCAGTTTCACTAACAATATCTTTAGGATTAAAAGTGTAGTTATCTTCTTTTTCACCTTCGGAATGGCTATGATGATGTGAATGTGCTGTTATTTCTCTTGCAGTTTTTTCGTCAACAACATTTGTTTGGGTTACTCCCTTTTTAGGGTAGTAGTAAAATTTACCATTTACTTTAATAACATAACCTTGAGCTAATTCGTATTGAATATCTTCATCTTTAAGGACGTATTTATCATCTTTATAAACAAGAGATTCTAAAATTTTGGCATTATATGGTACAAGCCCTTTTACAAAATGGCTATGATCACCATGTAAAGTAGCATAACCGTCTTCAGTTATTTCACTTACAACGACAGTGCTGATTTTATCGGCATAGTTTATTTTTTTCGCTTGTGCTATGTTGTGGATTGGTTGATGAGGATAATTATTAGAATATTTGCCATATTCATATCCGGCAAAGGCTGATAATCCAATGACAACCGTACCACATGCACCTGTAATAATTATTTTTTTCTTATTATTTTTTGTCATAATAACTCCTTTTAGTTTTTTAATTCAAAATTATTCCGATTTAGTATATCATAAATATTTTGTTTTGTAAATAGTATTGTTTCCGATTTAAAATTATATTCCTAAAGTTAGTAAATATTTAAAACCTATATTATTAGATAATTCGTTTTAAAGGATATATTTAACTTTTTATTTTATACATACCTTAAAATGTATTAGTACAAAATATTTAGAAATAGGTTGAAAATAAGTGGAAAATATGATTTTTATTTTGGGATATGTTATAATAATTCGTATATTAAATAATTAGAAAGGAACGGTAAATATGACAAAATTTGATTTTAGAAAATTAGTGGATGTAGAGTATTTATCGCAAAATAGAGATAACGATAATCTTGTCGTGATTGATGCACGCGGCGGAATGTTGGAAGAAGGTGCATTAATGTATGATAGAGCAACTGTTGTCGATTGGACGAATATTAGTTTGCTTGGAGAGTTCGGAGGGGAAGAATTAGGGAAATTATTAACTAAGGAAAATTATCAACAAATTTTTTCAAAACTTAATATTACCCCTGATTCAGAAGTAATAGTTTACGGATTTACAATGCCCGATCAAGGTTTTGGTGATGAAGGGCGTATTATATATACATTTAATTATGTAGGCTTCGATAATGTGAAAATAATTGACGGTGGATTTAAGCAAGTAGAAAAATTAGGTTTTAATAAAAAATATAATCCGAAACAAGATAGAATAGATGTAAGTGATATTGAAAGAAAAGAGGCTGTTAATAATAGAAAAGCTATTTTTACAGATGAACTGTTATCTTTGATAGGAAAAGAAGATGTTCAAATTATTGATACACGTTTGGAAGTAGAATATAATGGAAGAGTAATTTATGGAGAAAATAAAGCAGGGCATATACCTAATGCTATATCATTGCCGTTTAATTCATTAGTAGATGAAAATGGTTTTATAAAAACAAGAACAGAGTTGGAGAAGTATGTAGAAAACAAAGGGTTGGATAAACATAAACAGTTGATTACATATTGCACTACCGGTGTTCGTGCTGCGTATGTTGCAATTATTTTAGAAGAATTAGGTTATAGTGTAAGAAATTATGAACCTTCATTTGCAAAATATGCCAATGTTGGAGAAGTAGAAAATAAGTAAATAGAGTATAGGAGCAATATATTATTATGATAAGAAAAGCTACTAAAGAAGATAAGAAGGTACTTGAAGGGCTTGGTGAGTTTATTGAATCATTGGAGATTGATATACTAAAAGAAGTATCGATGAAAACATTTCAAGAAATTTTAAATTACGTTTTTGAATCGGAAGAAGATAGGTTTAGTCATAAATATTGTACAGTTTACGAAGAAAATGGGGAAATACTTGGATTTTCATTTGGTTACCATTATAATAAATTAGATGAAATGAGAGATTTTTGGTTTAATGATGCAGGGAAAAGGTTTGATCTACAACCTGAAACAATTATTTTTGATTATGATGAATTGCTGCCTAATGAATATTATTTGGATACATTGTATGTTTTTAGCGACAGTCGTGGAAAAGGTGTTGGCAATAAGTTACTTACGCAGTTTGTAAAAGAGAACTATAGTTTAAAAAGTCTAAATGTGGCACAATCGAATCATGGAGCAAGAAGACTGTATGAAAGTTACGGTTTTAAAAAAGATTGTGAAATATATATCGGTCATGAACATTATGATCATATGATTGTAAAAAAATAATATATTGAAAGTGGAATAAAGTTAAGAACATTTTCTTTATTCCACTTAATTTATATTTAATTTTATGCTTTAGTGCTTGCTACTGGAGCGTGTGTTTCATAATCCCATTCTGTCTTATCTTTATCAAACGGAATAAATACAGAAATTACCGTACTTAATATCAATAAGAAGAAGTACCATAAATATGGTATTAAATGAACGGGAGCGACTGCTCCGTTAGAATAGCTGGTTACCATCAATGCTTGTGCTCCATATGGAATAAGACCTTGAGTAACACAGGCGGCTACGCAGACGATACTTGACATTTTTCTAGGGTCAACTTTGAAATTTTTAGAAACGTCGCCAAGAACTGCTCCGGTTATAATAACCGATACAGTATTGTTGGCTAAAGCGATGTTAACAATCATCATCATTAATAATGATACGATTTGTGCAGATTTTTTTCCTTTTATAAATTTTTTCAAGTTAACATTTAGCCATTCTATACCCCCGTGTTGCTGAACCATATAAGCAAGCCCACCGATAAGTAAAGAGAATATTAATACATCGATGACTCCCATAAACCCTTCATTAATACTGGTAGTAAATTTTAAAAGGGTAAAGTCTTTGGTTGCAATACCAATCATACCTGATAAAATAATTCCACAGGTTAATACCATGAAGACGTTGACGCCGATCAAGGCGACGACTAAAACAAAAATATATGGAATAATTTTTACAAAACTGAAGTCACCTATATTAATGTTCCCGATATCTTTTGGAGAACCGAAAACAAGTAGTAAAATCACGGTTAACACGAAAGCTGGGACAACTAATTTTAGATGATTTTTAAATTTTGAATTAATATCTATATTTAAGATTTTAGTTGATGCAATAGTTGTCATAGAGATTACAGTTAATCCGTCCCCAAACATTGCACCGCACAAAAGAGTAGCGAGCATCAATGCAGGAGAGATGCCGGTTTTACTGGCAAGCTCAAAGACTATTGCTCCCATGGTAGCGACGGTACCGACGCTTGTTCCGATAGAAAAGGAAACGAAAGAAGCAATAATAAATACTCCGGCCGCTAAAAATTGAGGTGGGATGTATGTTAGTCCAAGGTTAACAACAGAATCTACGCTACCCATATTGGCGGTAACTTTTGAAAAAGCACCTGCCAACAAGAAAACAAGACACATAATAATAATGTTGGACTCCCCACAACCTGCAACAAGTTGTTCAAATTTTTTATTAACTGAATCTCTAAATAAAATAAAGGCTGCAATAATACCGACAATAGTAGAAATATAAGCGGGAACGGTGTAAAATCCTAACTTATCTCCATTAAGTGTTAGGATAATACCGACCCCTAAATACATACCAACGAATATTATAAATGGCAATAAAGCCAATCCATTGGGTTTAATTTTGTTATTCTCATTCATAATAATTTTTCCCAAGGGGTGATTTTGAAATCACAACTAGGATAATATAACTTATTTATTTTGTCAGTGAAATCCTTTGTGATTTCACCCCAATACAATTTGTACAACAAATTGATACCTTTCTAATTTATAATTGTTATTTTTAATCAAAATATTTTAAATAATCAACAGCTTTTTCTAATAGGGTAAAGCCTGAGCGTCTGCCCGGAACCCATTTTTTAAGACCTTCCATGTCCATCATTTCTTTATGTTTAGGATTGTTATAATCCATAGCAGAAAGAATTTGTTCCCATTTTTCTAATAGATCTTTAGGGAATCCTTCTCTTACAGAGAATATACAGTGGTCATATAGTCCGGTAGTAGAACAAACTATAATTTGGTTAGGATCTAATTTACCGCTAAGTTCCCATGAACGACGGTTATTATCAGTTGTTACACAAGCATCTACTTCACCGCGTCTTAGTGCTTCCAATGCATCATACTCTCCACCTTCGTGGTCACCGTCTAAACCTAAAGCAACATCAAAAGTTACTTCTTTGTAATCTTTATTATACTCAAGGCCGTTTTCTCTAAGATGTTGAATCGGTATCAAACGGGCTTGAGGTGAATCAACGGCTCCGAAGCCGATTGTTTTTCCACGTAAATCTTCGGTAGTTTTTATACCGCTGTCTTTTTTAGTAAGGAAACAACTGGTTCTGTCTTGGTCAGTATCTCTCATATAGCTATAAGTAGCTTTTGAGTTAGATTTTATGTCACACTCAACAAATGCTAAAGGAGAGTTCCAAATAATATCTACTTCGCCGTCTAAAAGTGCTTTATCTTGAGAACGATAATCTTTGAAGAATACTGTTTCAATTTCCATGCCGGCTTCTTTAAAATAGTCAGCGATAATTCCCCAAATAACAGTTACCTGTGGAGCATAAACAACAGCTCCTACTTTTATCTTACTCATAACAATAATTCTCCTTGTTTTCTCTTTTTAAATTATAAATATAGTATGGTTTATTTCATGATTGCTAAATAATCTAAGTCAGCAAGTAATCTACCAAGCCAAATACGAAGTACATCAATACCGGGAGCCATAACTTGACCCGCTAGAGAATCACGCATTAAGCGTTCCATAGGTAGATGATTTCTAACATATCCGATACCGCCACAAACACGCATTCCTTCGTGCCCATTTTCAACAGCTGCTTTTGTAGATGTAACACGTGCTGCGATACAATTTTTAAATGCGTCTTCATCATTATTATCAACGCTACGAGCAGCTGAGAACAGTGTTTCACGTGCAGCATAAGCTCTTGAATATAAATCACCTAAATGAGTTTCAACAGTTTCAATTTCGGCTAAAGATTTTCCGCTTGTATATTTTCTTGATGTTGTGTATCTAACAGCTTCATCAGCAATAGCCATAGAAATTCCGGCACAAGCCGATGCAAGACCGACAACAAAGATAAGTCTGTCGCCGTCACCGTTACCGTCTATTTTATAGAAATGGTCAACTTTAGTATCTTTTAGATACATTTGTTCCGAAACATTTCCGCGTAAACCGACACCATTCCAACCGGCTTCATCAAATGTTAAACCGTTGCTGTCAGCAGGAACAAGCCACAAATTAATAGTGCCGTCCACAATGGATTTTGTAATAGTTAAATAATAATCTGCTTCACGTGCAGTAGTTACGAAGCTTTTTTTACCATTTAGAATAGAGTAACCGTCATGCGGTTCTTCTGTCATATCAGGTTTGTAAAAATGTGTGCCTGATCCGGTTTCACTGTAAGCTAATCCTAAGATAATTTCTCCGCTAGCAACTTTCGGTAAAATTTCCTGTTTTAATTCTTCGCTGGCATATAATGATAGACAGTATGAACCTACATTACTCATCATATAGCATAATGAAGCGGAAGCACAACTTTCGGCTAGACCGGTACATACTTCGGCGTGAGCTAATACCCCTTTACCTTGTCCGCCGTATTTAGTAGGGATAACCAGTCCAAAATATCCGGCATCTCTTAGCGCTTGAATTCCTTCTTTTGGGAAACGACCTTTAATGTCAACATCTTTTGCTTCCGGTAATAGATGAGTTTTCCCGAATTCTTTTGCGGTGTTATATAATGTGTCCATTATTGAATTCTCCTTAAAAATTATATTAAATTTATAAATTGCATGATTGGTTATTCTTTAGCTAAAGTATTATATTATATCACTGCAGTTTTATTGTACAATTAAAATAAAACATTGTCAATAAATATTAAAAATATGTATGTATTATTAATATTATATTTTAAAACATAAAAAATTAGCTCATCTATACACTGAAAGGCTATATAATCAAATTTTATAAAATATCATATTAAAAATATTTTTTTAATAGGTATTTAATATATATCGCTAATGCTGTTTTTTCTAAAGATACTACTGTAGTTTTATAGGTATAAAAGTTTGTAATTAACATCTTTTAAAATAAACTCATATAGCAGATGATAGGTATAGTAAATTTTAAAAAATATTTTTAAATATTATAGCAATATTTTTGCAATATTGTAATGAAAACTGTTATAATTGTAAATAATTATATTATATAAGGAGGAATAATATGACAGAATTATTAAGAAAAGATCAAAAACCGGAAAATACATGGGATTTATCCTCAATATTTTCAACTGACGAAGATTTTTGGAAAGAATTTAAAGCTGTGGAAAATTTTATCCCGCAAATCAAAAATTACCAAGGGAAAGTAGCACAAGGCGCAAAAGAATTGTTAGAAGTTTTTAAAACTACTGAAGAGTGGGGGTTAAGACTTGAAACGATATTTATTTTTGCACATCTTAGAAATGATCAAGACAGCACAGATGCTGTGAATAAAGAAATGTATGCTAAAGCTAGCGGTTTGGTTGCACAATATGGTGCGGAGTGGTCGTTTTTAACACCGGAATTATTAGCTGTTGATGAAAATAAATTAAACAGCTATTTAAACGAATTAGATGATTTAAAAATATATAAATTTGAATTAGAAAAAATTAATAAAAAACGTCCGCATACATTGGATAAAGAACAGGAAAAACTTATTGCAATGGCGAGTGAGGCACTTAATGCCAGTGATGAAACATTTGCAGCTTTAAATAACACTGATGTAATATTTGATGATGTAAAAGACAGTGACGGTAATGAACATACTTTAACTCATGGTACTTATGGTGCGTATATGGAAAGTCCGGATAGAGAACTGAGAAAAAATACTTTCTTTTCATTATATAGTTATTTTGAAAAACATATAAATACACTGGCATCTACTCTGGGAGGAAATTTAAAAGCGAAAAAATACCGTGCGGATACTCATAAATATGTTTCTACACGTAACCATGCTTTATCAGAAAATCTTATCCCGGAAGAAGTTTATGATAATTTAGTATCGGTTGTTAATAGTCATATTGATGAATTGCATAAATACTACAAACTTCACAAAAAAGTAATCGGTTATGAAGATTTTAGATTATATGACAGATCAGTTTCGATGATTGATGGAGAACCTATTAAATTTACCTTTGAAGAAGCACGTGATATTGTGCTGGAGGCGGTAAAACCAATGGGTGAAGAGTATGTCAATGATATGCGAAAAGCATTTGAAGAGCGTTGGATTGATATTTATCCAAATAAAGGGAAACGTTCAGGTGCTTATTCATGGGGAGGTTATAAGACAAAACCGTTTATCTTATTGAACTTTGACGGTACATTAAATGATGTTTACACATTAATTCATGAGTTAGGTCATTCTATGCACTCTTATTATACAAGAAAACATCAACCGGTGGTTTACGGCGGATATTCAATTTTTGTTGCAGAGGTTGCGTCTACATGTAATGAAGCATTATTAACAGAATATTTGTATAATAAATTCGAAAAAGAGGGTAATAAAGAAGCGATGCTAAGAGTACTTAACCAAGCATTGCAAGGTTTTGTTGGAACAGTATTCAGACAAACTCAGTTTGCAGAATTTGAACACATGATGAACCGCCATTTACAAAATGGTGGGGCATTAACGGCAGAGTTTTTAAACACGGAGTATCTAAAACTTATTAAAAAATATTACGGTGATGTATTTGAATATGATGAGGAAATTAAATATGAGTGGTCAAGGGTACCGCATTTTTATTATAACTACTACGTATATCAATATGCAACAGGATATTCGGCTGCACAAGCTCTATCACGTTTAATTTTGGAAGATAGTAAAAATGCAAAAATATATATTGATGAATTTTTATCAAAAGGGGATTCGAATTATCCTATAGCTGTTTTAAAAAATGCCGGTGTAGATATGTCTAAGCCGGAAGCTATTGAATCGGCATTACAAGATTTTGCAGAAAAAATAGCTAAATTTGAAAAATTATATTTTGAAAAATAAATATTAGTACAAAAACATCGACTTGGGGTTTCCGGGTCGATGTTTTTACAAGGTTTACCTTAAAATTTTTTTAGTGTGATTATTACCAATTCTATTTGATTGTTTATTCTAAGTGGAAATGAACTGTTACCTAAACCACAAGAAACAACCAGAGTTGTATTATTTTCTTTATATATTCCTTTTGAATATTTTGGGAAAAATCCTTGACTTGGGGAAAATACTCCGCCGATAAAAGGAATTTGCCATTGTCCGCCATGTGCATGACCGGAAAGAACTAAGTTGAAGCCTGTGAGGACGTAATTTTTAATTTTTTCCGGGCGATGCGATAGAAGGATATTAAATTTATCATTAGAGTGTAAGTTATTTAACTTAGTATTAAAAGAGTTTCTATGGTCTAAAGATTTTTTAAAAAAGTTGTAATCTTCAACACCTGCCAAATTTATGTTTTCATTTTCTTTAGTAAGAAAAACATTAGAATTGTTTAAATTGACAATTCCAAGTTTAGCTAAAATAGTTTTAAGTTTTTCATATTCATCAGGAAGTCGTAATTCATGATTACCGGAAACAAAATAAGTCGGTGCAATCTCAGATATTTGGCTGAGAATATTGTAAACACAGTCCATGTCATTTTTGTAACTATCAAGCATATCTCCGGTAATAACTATAATATCGGGATGTTCATTTTTTAATTTTTTTATAAAAATTAAATCACTAATGCCAATTTTAGCGGAGTGAATGTCACTAATGTGAGCGATTTTAAAATTATGAAAATTTTTCGGAAGATTTTTAAACGGCAAGTTAAAATGACTTAGTTTTAATTTTTTATTTTGTTTAATTAAAGAAGCGGCACTCACAATAGATAGTGCCAATGCTAATTTTTTATAATTCATGTATGTCCCCTTTATTATACTGTTTTCAATATATTTATTACAAATATTATAACATATGGGAACTTTATGATAAAATAAAAGATGATTAATTAGATTTTGAGGATTTAGATAATGATTAAGATTGATAAAATAGATAAATTTACGTTAAATAAAAAATATCCGCCAACGCCGGCACAATGGCAAGCTATAGGGATAGACGGTGCTGATATATTAGTAGCTGCGGCAGCAGGAAGTGGGAAAACGGAAGTTTTATCAGAGAGAATTTCAAGGAAAGTGGCAACAGATAGATGGGATATTGATAAAATTTTAGTACTTACTTTTACAACGGCGGCGGCAAAAAATATGAAAGTAAGAATAGAAAATAAAATAGCAGATAGATTGTTGAGTTTTGATAACGAAGAGGCTTTGCACTTTTTAAGAAAGCAGAGAATGTTGATGAATGATGCTTTGATAACTACGATAGATAGTTTTTGCTTGAGTGTATTGAGAAAATTTTATTATCTTGTTGAAGAAAATATTGACGGGGAAATGATTTATTTATCACCAAACTTTAATGTACTGCCAAATAGTAAGACCTTGTTAACTCAAGTAATAAATACAGTTTTAGAAAATACTGTGGAAATTTCTCCAAAATTAACAGATATTTTATTTACAGTGTTTAATGGAAAAAAGGATATTGTAGCTAGTTTACAAGATACTTATTATAAATTGCTCACAATTCCTAACTTTGAAAATTATTTGGAAAAAGAGTTTTTGATTAATATAAATTCAACGGTTAAAAATTTTGATGAAAGTGTCTTGTCTGAATTTAATTTGTTAACAGATTTAACAACGAATAATTCGTTGCAAACGGCAAGGCAATTTACAAAATATTTAGAAAGTTTTATAGAAAATGATAAAAATATTAGAAGAATAGAAGACATTGTTATTTCTGTCGATTTGAATAATGTAAAAAAAGAAAAAATATTCAATTTTTTTAGTGGAGATATAGAACAAGAAACGATTTTTGGTAGTAGAATAGAAAATAAGACTAAACTAAAGAAAATAGTTAATATTTTAGATGAAAATATTTTTCTAATGCAGGATACAAAACAAATTAATGCTCAGTTGCTTGAAACAACTTTTTTAGAATTAAAAAGTTATTCCGAAAAATTTAATATTTTAAGAAGTATAAAAGATTTTGCCTGTTCTTATCAAAAAATACTTAGAACAATTCATTTCGAGTTTGTAAAAACGAAGAGAAAAAGTAATTTTTTAGATTTTTCCGACTTAAATCATTTAGCAATAAAAGCTTTGACTAAAAAAGAAAATGGAAAAATGATATTAACGGCTGCTGCTAAATATTATCAAAAATATTTTTTAGAAATTTATGTAGATGAATATCAAGATAATAATAATCTTCAGGAGTATATTCTAAACATTATTCGTGGGGAGAATGTCTATTTTTTTAGAGTAGGTGATGTAAAACAGGCGATTTATGGGTTTAGAGGTTCAAATCCGGATCTTTTTGAAGAAAAATATAATAGTTATGAAAAGTTGAATATAGAAGACTACAGCATGGAAAAAGAATATCATTTGAAAACAACCAAAACCGGAATTTGTGTAATGTTGAAAGAAAATTTCCGCAGTGAAGTAAATGTTTTAAGTAGCTG
Coding sequences within:
- the pepF gene encoding oligoendopeptidase F, giving the protein MTELLRKDQKPENTWDLSSIFSTDEDFWKEFKAVENFIPQIKNYQGKVAQGAKELLEVFKTTEEWGLRLETIFIFAHLRNDQDSTDAVNKEMYAKASGLVAQYGAEWSFLTPELLAVDENKLNSYLNELDDLKIYKFELEKINKKRPHTLDKEQEKLIAMASEALNASDETFAALNNTDVIFDDVKDSDGNEHTLTHGTYGAYMESPDRELRKNTFFSLYSYFEKHINTLASTLGGNLKAKKYRADTHKYVSTRNHALSENLIPEEVYDNLVSVVNSHIDELHKYYKLHKKVIGYEDFRLYDRSVSMIDGEPIKFTFEEARDIVLEAVKPMGEEYVNDMRKAFEERWIDIYPNKGKRSGAYSWGGYKTKPFILLNFDGTLNDVYTLIHELGHSMHSYYTRKHQPVVYGGYSIFVAEVASTCNEALLTEYLYNKFEKEGNKEAMLRVLNQALQGFVGTVFRQTQFAEFEHMMNRHLQNGGALTAEFLNTEYLKLIKKYYGDVFEYDEEIKYEWSRVPHFYYNYYVYQYATGYSAAQALSRLILEDSKNAKIYIDEFLSKGDSNYPIAVLKNAGVDMSKPEAIESALQDFAEKIAKFEKLYFEK
- a CDS encoding metallophosphoesterase produces the protein MNYKKLALALSIVSAASLIKQNKKLKLSHFNLPFKNLPKNFHNFKIAHISDIHSAKIGISDLIFIKKLKNEHPDIIVITGDMLDSYKNDMDCVYNILSQISEIAPTYFVSGNHELRLPDEYEKLKTILAKLGIVNLNNSNVFLTKENENINLAGVEDYNFFKKSLDHRNSFNTKLNNLHSNDKFNILLSHRPEKIKNYVLTGFNLVLSGHAHGGQWQIPFIGGVFSPSQGFFPKYSKGIYKENNTTLVVSCGLGNSSFPLRINNQIELVIITLKKF